One window of Vespula pensylvanica isolate Volc-1 chromosome 13, ASM1446617v1, whole genome shotgun sequence genomic DNA carries:
- the LOC122633710 gene encoding putative peptidyl-tRNA hydrolase PTRHD1, producing MSALVQYVVIRGDLSKTMGWPMGAIVAQACHACTAVTHLFYNDSNTQAYLADLDSMHKVVLEASDEASLHTLCSKLKEDDIHHKLWIEQPENIPTCLVTKPYPKNEVQSYFKKYKLLKL from the exons ATGTCTGCGCTAGTTCAATACGTGGTTATAAGAGGAGATCTTTCCAAGACAATGGGATGGCCAATGGGTGCTATAGTAGCTCAAGCTTGTCACGCGTGCACAGCTGTTACTCATCTTTTTTACAATGATAGCAATACACAAGCTTACCTCGCAGATTTGGATTCAATGCATAAAGTTGTTCTTGaa GCTTCCGACGAGGCCAGTTTACATACTTTGTGCTCCAAACTGAAGGAGGACGACATCCATCACAAGTTGTGGATAGAACAGCCCGAAAACATTCCAACTTGTCTGGTAACAAAACCTTATCCTAAGAATGAAGTGCAATCGTATTTTAAAAAGTACAAATTGCTTAAGCTTTGA